The following proteins are encoded in a genomic region of Saccharopolyspora antimicrobica:
- a CDS encoding thioesterase family protein encodes MRDTQALFTAVGDQLVPSEAACSPWGELVGGGPVAGLLARAVERTTDDPDLFIARLTVDLMRPVPAKPLTVTAQPLRTGKRLQVSEAVLTVDGKPSARATAQLLRRGEVDGVVPDVETPFAGPDGLPDGHLLPPELGLRWGVHDVIQVRWLEDQRATSTSKVWMHMPVPLVPGEALSPLAHVAVLVDCISAASPVGPIFGPWINTDITLYLHRPFEGEWLGMEIDRDVQPTGIGVANARLYDERGLIGSAHEAVMVNQLG; translated from the coding sequence ATGCGTGACACACAGGCGCTTTTCACCGCAGTCGGCGATCAGCTCGTGCCGAGCGAAGCGGCCTGCAGCCCCTGGGGCGAACTGGTCGGTGGCGGCCCGGTCGCCGGGCTGCTCGCCCGAGCCGTGGAGCGGACCACCGACGACCCCGACCTGTTCATCGCCCGCCTCACCGTGGACCTGATGCGCCCGGTGCCTGCCAAGCCCCTCACCGTGACCGCTCAGCCCCTGCGCACCGGAAAACGGCTGCAGGTGAGCGAAGCGGTCCTCACCGTTGACGGGAAGCCGTCCGCGCGCGCCACCGCCCAGCTTCTGCGCCGCGGCGAGGTCGACGGAGTCGTGCCGGACGTGGAGACACCCTTCGCCGGCCCGGACGGCCTCCCCGACGGGCACCTGCTGCCGCCGGAGCTCGGGCTGCGCTGGGGAGTGCACGACGTGATCCAGGTGCGGTGGCTGGAAGATCAGCGGGCAACCAGCACCAGCAAGGTGTGGATGCACATGCCGGTGCCGCTGGTCCCCGGCGAGGCGCTGAGTCCGCTGGCGCACGTCGCGGTGCTGGTCGACTGCATCAGCGCGGCCAGCCCCGTCGGCCCGATCTTCGGCCCGTGGATCAACACCGACATCACGCTCTACCTGCACCGCCCGTTCGAGGGCGAGTGGCTCGGCATGGAGATCGACCGGGACGTGCAGCCGACCGGGATCGGTGTGGCGAACGCCCGGCTCTACGACGAGCGAGGTCTCATCGGAAGCGCCCACGAGGCCGTCATGGTCAACCAGCTCGGCTGA
- a CDS encoding DoxX family protein, with translation MQHQIRDVTALVARLVVGVTFIAHGYQKVGINGMDKVVASFGEMGLPPVAAWFTAAVELVAGAALILGVLLPVAGILLAAVMVGAIFTAHLGGGFFSSDGGFEYPLVLAGVSLALGFSGPGYTLSALFKGKSERVAA, from the coding sequence ATGCAGCACCAAATTCGCGATGTGACGGCGCTGGTCGCGCGCCTCGTGGTGGGCGTGACGTTCATCGCGCACGGCTACCAGAAGGTCGGGATCAACGGCATGGACAAGGTCGTCGCGTCCTTCGGCGAAATGGGCCTGCCCCCGGTCGCGGCCTGGTTCACGGCGGCCGTCGAACTCGTCGCAGGGGCCGCGCTGATCCTGGGCGTGCTGCTCCCCGTCGCCGGGATCCTGCTCGCGGCGGTCATGGTCGGCGCGATCTTCACCGCGCACCTCGGAGGCGGGTTCTTCAGCAGCGACGGCGGATTCGAGTATCCGCTGGTGCTCGCCGGCGTGAGCCTGGCCCTCGGGTTCAGCGGCCCTGGCTACACGCTTTCCGCGCTGTTCAAGGGCAAGTCGGAGCGAGTCGCGGCCTGA
- a CDS encoding TIGR03089 family protein has translation MSVTQALLGPLLADGAPKPLITHYDDATGARIELSRATTANWAAKTANWLVDEWDLEPGTPVHVALPAHWQTVGVLLGSWWCGAHITDDPHGAEVSFVPAAELDRGAGARTVAAVGLDALGAPLRGLPDGIADYVSDIRVHGDDFSPMLPIDGDTPALLERSVDELVADARKRAEELHIGPTDRVLSTVEWNLPGGVLDGLLAVLAGRSSLVHCTNLDPAKRESRRDTERTTVELGD, from the coding sequence ATGAGCGTTACCCAGGCGCTGCTCGGGCCGTTGCTGGCCGACGGGGCACCCAAGCCGTTGATCACGCACTACGACGACGCCACCGGGGCGCGCATCGAGCTGTCCCGGGCGACCACCGCGAACTGGGCGGCCAAGACGGCCAACTGGCTGGTCGACGAGTGGGACCTGGAGCCGGGAACGCCGGTGCACGTGGCGCTGCCCGCGCACTGGCAGACGGTCGGCGTGCTGCTCGGCTCCTGGTGGTGCGGGGCGCACATCACCGATGACCCGCACGGCGCGGAAGTCTCCTTCGTGCCTGCCGCCGAACTCGACCGCGGCGCGGGCGCGCGAACCGTCGCGGCCGTCGGGCTCGACGCGCTGGGGGCTCCGCTGCGCGGCCTGCCGGACGGCATTGCCGACTACGTCTCGGACATCCGCGTGCACGGCGACGACTTCAGCCCGATGCTGCCGATCGACGGCGACACGCCCGCGCTGCTGGAACGGTCGGTGGACGAACTCGTCGCCGACGCCCGGAAACGAGCCGAGGAGCTGCACATCGGGCCGACCGACCGCGTGCTGTCCACAGTGGAGTGGAATCTCCCGGGCGGCGTGCTGGACGGTCTGCTCGCGGTGCTCGCCGGGCGATCGTCGCTGGTGCACTGCACGAACCTCGACCCGGCGAAGCGCGAAAGCCGCCGCGACACCGAACGGACCACAGTGGAACTGGGCGACTGA
- a CDS encoding LCP family protein — MGEPEQETEAVEPAQRRAGFRIAGRSALALFSAVVLGITAIGWVVVDQLSDVSSAKVLADAPPTPNDDDGATDVLLVGSDSRTDAQGNPLPDSVLKQLRTEAIGGLNTDSLVVIRVPHNNAPTTAVSIPRDTYAQVPGGRPEKINAVYGLTKNTAAQQLRSEGRPELEIEREAQLSGQRALVQTVQNLTGLRIDHYAEINLLGFYELTEAVGGVEVCLQQDTSDKDSGAEFTAGRHTISGGDALSFVRQRHGLPRGDLDRIVRQQVFMAALANKVLSTGTLTDPAMVNDLVQATRRAVVLDEGWEPLGFVEQMQEIAAGRVTFMTLPVAETNARDDRGQSIVNVDPVAAQRFFAGLTNAPPGLTAKPNLQLDGTARTDREITSDGSIPCVH; from the coding sequence GTGGGTGAACCGGAGCAGGAGACCGAGGCAGTGGAGCCTGCGCAGCGGCGAGCGGGGTTCCGCATCGCCGGTCGCAGCGCGCTCGCGCTGTTCTCGGCGGTCGTGCTCGGCATCACTGCCATCGGCTGGGTCGTGGTGGACCAGCTCAGCGACGTCAGCTCCGCCAAGGTCCTCGCCGACGCACCGCCCACGCCGAACGACGACGACGGCGCGACGGACGTCCTGCTGGTCGGCAGCGACAGCCGCACCGACGCGCAGGGAAACCCGCTGCCGGACAGCGTCCTCAAGCAGCTGCGCACCGAGGCCATCGGCGGCCTGAACACCGACAGCCTGGTGGTCATCCGGGTGCCGCACAACAACGCCCCGACTACCGCGGTGTCCATCCCGCGCGACACCTACGCGCAGGTGCCCGGCGGCCGGCCGGAGAAGATCAACGCCGTCTACGGCCTGACGAAGAACACCGCCGCGCAGCAGCTCCGCTCCGAGGGGCGGCCGGAGCTCGAGATCGAGCGCGAGGCGCAGCTGTCCGGTCAGCGCGCGCTGGTGCAGACGGTGCAGAACCTCACCGGCCTGCGCATCGACCACTACGCCGAGATCAACCTGCTCGGCTTCTACGAGCTCACCGAGGCCGTCGGCGGCGTCGAGGTGTGCCTGCAGCAGGACACCAGCGACAAGGACTCCGGCGCCGAGTTCACCGCCGGGCGGCACACCATCTCCGGCGGCGACGCGCTGTCCTTCGTGCGGCAGCGGCACGGCCTGCCCCGCGGCGACCTGGACCGGATCGTCCGCCAGCAGGTCTTCATGGCCGCGCTGGCGAACAAGGTGCTGTCCACCGGCACGCTCACCGACCCGGCTATGGTCAACGACCTGGTGCAGGCCACGCGCCGCGCCGTGGTGCTCGACGAGGGCTGGGAACCGCTGGGCTTCGTGGAGCAGATGCAGGAGATCGCGGCCGGCCGGGTCACGTTCATGACCCTGCCGGTGGCGGAGACCAACGCCCGCGACGACCGCGGCCAGAGCATCGTCAACGTCGATCCCGTCGCTGCGCAGCGCTTCTTCGCCGGCCTGACCAACGCGCCTCCCGGCCTGACGGCGAAGCCGAACCTGCAGCTGGACGGCACAGCCCGCACCGATCGCGAGATCACCTCCGACGGCAGCATCCCCTGCGTCCACTAG
- a CDS encoding LCP family protein: protein MLTATGFGWAMFRPGGGGTSTADVIGSGFNAPDGATDILLIGNDSRNDSFGNPLPEEVLRELRTTQEGGDLTDAMILVRIPNGGGSASAMSFPRDTLVDVGLGLGKTKLTETMNNGMSAERAKLKKEGVTDEKEIATQSRLAGKQLLRKTIEDITGVSIDHYAEVNLLGFSEITKAIGGVEVCLNNATKDRLSGADFPKGVQTIEGADALAFVRQRHGLINELSRGKRQQVFMSSLAHKVMSTGTLTNPAKLTELINAIKSSVTLDPALANDLLGFAQQMQGIAGGDVQFYTAPVHLVGPSGKEDVTINIPEVRQFAANLLLSPQEREQKMAAQQARAEISVSVYNASGVSGLAARVLDEVSALGFKAGGSSNADSMANSVVYFAAGEEEAAKQVAEALGGLPTETSANVQSGSVQVYLGKDYKGPGAQNFAGPRTVRLDGVRQMPPLHTQTDVNEQPITADGVPCVD, encoded by the coding sequence GTGCTCACAGCCACGGGCTTCGGCTGGGCGATGTTCCGCCCCGGCGGCGGCGGGACCTCCACCGCCGACGTGATCGGCAGCGGCTTCAACGCGCCGGACGGCGCCACCGACATCCTGCTGATCGGCAACGACAGCCGCAACGACTCCTTCGGCAACCCGCTGCCCGAGGAGGTGCTGCGCGAACTGCGCACCACCCAGGAGGGCGGCGACCTCACCGACGCGATGATCCTGGTGCGCATCCCCAACGGCGGCGGCAGCGCCAGCGCGATGTCCTTCCCCCGCGACACGCTCGTCGACGTCGGGCTCGGCCTGGGCAAGACCAAGCTCACCGAGACGATGAACAACGGCATGTCCGCCGAGCGCGCGAAGCTGAAGAAGGAAGGCGTCACCGACGAGAAGGAGATCGCCACGCAGTCCCGGCTGGCCGGAAAGCAGCTGCTGCGCAAGACCATCGAGGACATCACCGGCGTCAGCATCGACCACTACGCCGAGGTCAACCTGCTCGGCTTCTCCGAGATCACCAAGGCAATCGGTGGTGTCGAGGTCTGCCTGAACAACGCCACCAAGGACCGGCTGTCCGGCGCCGACTTCCCCAAGGGCGTGCAGACCATCGAGGGCGCCGACGCGCTGGCGTTCGTCCGGCAGCGGCACGGGCTGATCAACGAGCTCTCCCGCGGCAAGCGCCAGCAGGTGTTCATGTCCAGCCTCGCCCACAAGGTGATGTCCACCGGCACGCTGACCAACCCGGCGAAGCTCACCGAGCTGATCAACGCCATCAAGTCCTCCGTCACCCTGGACCCCGCGCTGGCCAACGACCTCCTGGGCTTCGCACAGCAGATGCAGGGCATCGCCGGCGGGGACGTGCAGTTCTACACCGCCCCGGTGCACCTGGTCGGCCCGTCGGGCAAGGAAGACGTCACGATCAACATCCCCGAAGTCCGGCAGTTCGCGGCCAACCTCCTGCTCAGCCCCCAAGAGCGGGAGCAGAAGATGGCCGCGCAGCAGGCCCGTGCGGAGATCTCGGTCAGCGTCTACAACGCCTCCGGCGTCAGCGGCCTGGCCGCCCGGGTGCTCGACGAGGTGTCCGCCCTGGGCTTCAAGGCGGGCGGCAGCTCGAACGCCGACTCCATGGCCAACTCCGTGGTCTACTTCGCGGCCGGCGAGGAGGAAGCCGCCAAGCAGGTCGCCGAGGCCCTCGGCGGGCTGCCCACCGAGACCAGCGCGAACGTCCAGTCCGGCAGCGTCCAGGTCTACCTGGGCAAGGACTACAAGGGGCCGGGCGCGCAGAACTTCGCCGGTCCGCGCACGGTCCGGCTCGACGGCGTCCGCCAGATGCCACCGCTGCACACCCAGACGGACGTCAACGAGCAGCCCATCACCGCCGACGGAGTCCCCTGCGTGGACTGA
- the rfbB gene encoding dTDP-glucose 4,6-dehydratase, with amino-acid sequence MRILVTGGAGFIGSHYVRQLLGGAYPAYADAEVVVLDKLTYAGNEANLAPVAEDPRLRFVRGDICDRELVTRLLAGVDVIVHFAAESHVDRSITGADTFVVTNVVGTSVLLQAALEAGVGKFVHVSTDEVYGSIEAGSWPEEHALEPNSPYSAAKAGSDLLARSYHRTHGLPVCITRCSNNYGPYQFPEKVLPLFITNLMDGHQVPLYGDGLNVRDWLHVDDHCQGIQLVAEAGRPGEIYNIGGGTELTNKELTERVLAELDMDWSMVRPVADRKGHDRRYSVDHGKIVRELGYAPRVDFATGLRETVRWYQDNRAWWEPLKARAAVAR; translated from the coding sequence ATGCGGATTCTGGTCACCGGTGGAGCCGGCTTCATCGGCTCGCACTACGTGCGACAGCTGCTCGGCGGCGCGTACCCGGCATACGCCGATGCCGAGGTGGTCGTGCTCGACAAGCTCACCTACGCGGGCAACGAGGCGAACCTGGCGCCGGTCGCCGAGGACCCGCGGCTGCGGTTCGTGCGCGGCGACATCTGCGACCGCGAGCTGGTGACCCGACTGCTGGCCGGGGTGGACGTGATCGTGCACTTCGCCGCCGAATCGCACGTGGACCGCTCGATCACCGGCGCGGACACCTTCGTCGTCACCAACGTCGTGGGCACCAGTGTCCTGCTGCAGGCCGCGCTCGAGGCCGGGGTCGGCAAGTTCGTGCACGTCTCCACCGACGAGGTCTACGGCTCCATCGAGGCCGGTTCGTGGCCGGAGGAGCACGCGCTGGAGCCGAACTCGCCCTACTCGGCGGCGAAAGCGGGCTCGGACCTGCTGGCGCGCTCCTACCACCGCACGCACGGCCTGCCGGTGTGCATCACGCGCTGCTCCAACAACTACGGGCCCTACCAGTTCCCGGAGAAGGTGCTGCCGCTGTTCATCACCAACCTGATGGACGGCCACCAGGTGCCGCTCTACGGCGACGGCCTCAACGTGCGCGACTGGCTGCACGTCGACGACCACTGCCAGGGCATCCAGCTGGTCGCCGAGGCCGGACGCCCGGGCGAGATCTACAACATCGGCGGCGGCACCGAGCTGACCAACAAGGAGCTCACCGAACGCGTTCTCGCCGAGCTGGACATGGACTGGTCGATGGTGCGGCCGGTGGCCGACCGCAAGGGCCACGACCGCCGCTACTCGGTGGACCACGGCAAGATCGTCCGCGAACTGGGGTACGCGCCCCGGGTCGACTTCGCGACCGGGCTGCGCGAGACCGTCCGCTGGTACCAGGACAACCGCGCCTGGTGGGAGCCGCTGAAGGCCCGCGCGGCGGTGGCCCGATGA
- the rfbD gene encoding dTDP-4-dehydrorhamnose reductase: MSRLAVLVPGGRGQVGSELARIVSARSGALVHAPGSGELDITDHEAVADAVDSFAETARDADLRPVVVNASAYTAVDAAESDPERAALVNAEGPAQLAKACHRSGIPLLHLSTDYVFGGDADRPYEPADEPAPRTVYGRTKLDGERAVLDSGARAWVVRTAWVYGARGGNFVKTMARLSRERDSLSVVADQIGSPTWAADLAQGLLELAERVAERRGPDRKVLHCTNSGQVSWCDFARAIFTELGLDESRVQPCTTADFPRPAPRPAYSVLSDAAWREAGLTPLRSWREALRAAFETDGEVLRGEAG, from the coding sequence ATGAGCCGCCTCGCCGTCCTGGTGCCGGGCGGCCGCGGACAGGTGGGCTCCGAGCTGGCCCGGATCGTGTCCGCGCGATCCGGTGCCCTGGTGCACGCGCCGGGCTCCGGCGAGCTCGACATCACCGACCACGAGGCGGTCGCCGACGCGGTGGACTCCTTCGCCGAGACCGCCCGCGACGCGGACCTGCGCCCGGTGGTGGTCAACGCATCGGCCTACACCGCCGTGGACGCCGCGGAATCCGACCCGGAGCGGGCGGCGCTGGTCAACGCCGAAGGCCCGGCGCAGCTGGCGAAGGCCTGCCACCGCAGCGGAATCCCGCTGCTGCACCTGTCCACGGACTACGTGTTCGGCGGCGACGCGGACCGCCCGTACGAGCCGGCGGACGAACCCGCGCCGCGCACGGTCTACGGCCGCACCAAGCTCGACGGCGAACGCGCGGTCCTCGACTCGGGCGCGCGGGCCTGGGTGGTGCGCACCGCGTGGGTCTACGGAGCGCGCGGCGGGAACTTCGTGAAGACGATGGCGCGGCTGTCGCGCGAGCGCGATTCGCTGTCCGTGGTGGCCGACCAGATCGGCTCCCCGACCTGGGCGGCGGACCTGGCGCAGGGCCTGCTGGAGCTGGCGGAGCGCGTCGCCGAGCGCCGCGGCCCGGACCGGAAGGTGTTGCACTGCACCAATTCCGGCCAGGTGAGCTGGTGCGACTTCGCCCGCGCGATCTTCACCGAACTGGGCCTGGACGAATCCAGGGTCCAACCGTGCACGACGGCGGACTTCCCCCGCCCGGCCCCCCGCCCGGCGTACTCGGTCCTGTCCGACGCGGCCTGGCGAGAAGCGGGCCTGACCCCATTGCGTTCCTGGCGAGAGGCCTTGCGAGCTGCCTTCGAAACCGACGGAGAAGTCCTCCGCGGCGAAGCGGGGTAA
- a CDS encoding glycosyltransferase family 4 protein, whose protein sequence is MAADLRVLLDGTPLLGNRTGIGRYTASLVTALASLADVRLIGFTTRGWRQLREVAPPGTRAVGPPIPARALRKLWQRGAFPPVELLAGRADVVHGTNFVLPPPARAAGVVTVHDLAFLDDPSLAEPDLPALVRSSVQRAQVVCTPTAAVADAVSTRLDVPREKIVVTPLGVDPEWFSATPMDSALRARYGLPAEYLLFVGAEGPRKGLPGLLEAHGPDLPPLVIAGPGTPQVDGAVIRTGYLPEDDLRRLVAGASALVLPSRDEGFGLPALEALACGTPVVCSDIPALREVTAGSAAYFPFGDASALHEALHQALTNPPNPKTGTAQAKSFTWQTCAETTLAAYRRATA, encoded by the coding sequence GTGGCCGCTGACCTGCGCGTCCTGCTCGACGGCACGCCGCTGCTGGGCAACCGCACCGGGATCGGCCGCTACACCGCGTCCCTGGTCACCGCCCTGGCGTCCCTCGCGGACGTCCGGCTGATCGGCTTCACCACGCGCGGCTGGCGGCAGCTGCGCGAGGTGGCCCCGCCGGGAACTCGCGCGGTCGGCCCACCGATCCCGGCCCGCGCGCTGCGAAAGCTGTGGCAGCGCGGCGCTTTCCCGCCGGTCGAACTCCTCGCGGGCCGCGCGGACGTGGTGCACGGAACGAACTTCGTGCTGCCACCGCCCGCCCGAGCGGCAGGCGTGGTGACCGTGCACGACCTCGCGTTCCTGGACGACCCGTCGCTGGCGGAGCCGGATCTTCCCGCGCTGGTGCGGAGTTCGGTGCAACGCGCGCAGGTGGTGTGCACGCCGACCGCGGCGGTCGCCGACGCGGTCAGCACGCGTCTCGACGTGCCCCGCGAGAAGATCGTGGTCACGCCACTCGGCGTGGACCCGGAGTGGTTCTCCGCCACACCAATGGATTCCGCGCTCCGCGCCCGGTACGGACTTCCAGCGGAGTACCTGCTCTTCGTCGGCGCCGAAGGCCCGCGCAAGGGCCTGCCCGGACTGCTGGAAGCGCACGGCCCGGATCTCCCGCCGCTGGTCATCGCCGGGCCTGGTACCCCGCAGGTCGACGGCGCGGTGATCCGCACCGGCTACCTCCCCGAGGACGACCTGCGCCGCCTCGTCGCGGGTGCGAGCGCGCTGGTTCTCCCATCCCGCGACGAAGGATTCGGCCTCCCGGCACTGGAAGCCCTGGCCTGCGGAACCCCAGTGGTCTGCTCGGACATCCCAGCCCTCCGCGAAGTCACAGCGGGCAGCGCGGCGTACTTCCCCTTCGGGGATGCGAGCGCGCTGCACGAAGCCCTGCACCAAGCACTGACGAACCCACCGAACCCGAAAACCGGTACGGCACAAGCAAAATCCTTCACCTGGCAAACCTGCGCCGAAACAACGCTCGCGGCGTATCGAAGGGCGACGGCCTAA
- a CDS encoding glycosyltransferase, protein MAETSDPSNLPLVSVIVVNYRGADDTVECLRALREELDYPADRLEVLCVDNASGDGSAERIRAAAPDVQLIESDANLGFAGGCNLAARAATGQVLAFLNNDARPDRDWVRAAVAVLRAEPTVGAVASKVLDWEGRHIDFVDGGLTWFGMGYKRHAGELDDGSHDASRDVLFGTGSALFVRAELFAALDGFDERFFMFYEDVDLGWRLNLRGWRVRYEPRSLTFHRHHASMADIASAREHYLLERNALAALYKNVSDETLAKALPAAMALAVRRATARGEIDPTQLEITRRGETEDHGPVPVDRSALAGMLAIDQFVELLPSLKLSREQEQQARVRSDADLLPLMRKAMEPAYPLPRYLAAHDALVEAFGLDEVFGRPRKIVVITGDAVTERMAGPAIRAWHMAEVLSVEHQVRLVSVNDLVSPPQAEFEVHAAKPRELAAHVDWADIVVLQGHVLEMVPSLKKVDSSKIVVCDVYDPMHLELLEQGRDTDDERRAKDLAGVTKVLNTQLQRGDFFLCASERQRHFWLGHLASLGRLTPGLYDNDPTVRSLLSVVPFGLPSTAPRRTGPAIKGTRPGISADDKVVLWAGGVYSWFDPLTLLHAVHRISERHNDIRLFFLGMKHPNPDVPEMGMAGRTRELARRLGLTDKFAFFNETWVPYHERQNYLLDADCGVTSHFEHVETTFAFRTRVLDYLWSGLPVVTTDGDSFADLVRTERIGVVVPPEDPDALAAALEKVLYDEEFAAECRRRIEPVRERFTWESVLAPLTEFCRDPRPAADRLKASSPLVRSPQLNGTEAVRRDLSLLREYLDAGGPLEVAKRATGRLRRLAGERFRGR, encoded by the coding sequence GTGGCTGAGACGTCCGACCCCAGCAACCTGCCCCTGGTGTCGGTGATCGTGGTGAACTACCGCGGCGCCGACGACACCGTCGAATGCCTGCGCGCGCTGCGCGAGGAGCTGGACTACCCGGCCGACCGGCTGGAGGTGCTCTGCGTCGACAACGCCTCCGGTGACGGCAGCGCGGAGCGGATCCGCGCCGCGGCCCCGGACGTGCAGCTGATCGAGTCGGACGCCAACCTCGGTTTCGCCGGCGGCTGCAACCTCGCCGCCCGCGCCGCCACCGGGCAGGTGCTGGCGTTCCTCAACAACGACGCCCGCCCGGACCGCGACTGGGTGCGCGCGGCAGTCGCGGTGCTGCGCGCCGAGCCGACCGTGGGCGCGGTCGCCAGCAAGGTGCTGGACTGGGAGGGGCGCCACATCGACTTCGTCGACGGCGGGCTCACCTGGTTCGGCATGGGTTACAAGCGGCACGCCGGCGAGCTCGACGACGGTTCGCACGACGCCTCGCGGGACGTGCTGTTCGGCACCGGATCGGCGCTGTTCGTGCGCGCCGAGCTGTTCGCCGCGCTGGACGGCTTCGACGAACGCTTCTTCATGTTCTACGAGGACGTGGACCTGGGCTGGCGGCTGAACCTGCGCGGCTGGCGAGTCCGCTACGAACCGCGGTCGCTGACCTTCCACCGGCACCACGCGTCGATGGCCGACATCGCCTCCGCGCGCGAGCACTACCTGCTGGAGCGCAACGCGCTCGCCGCGCTCTACAAGAACGTCTCCGACGAGACGCTGGCGAAGGCGCTGCCCGCGGCGATGGCGCTGGCGGTGCGGCGGGCCACCGCGCGCGGCGAGATCGACCCGACGCAGCTGGAGATCACCCGGCGCGGCGAGACCGAGGACCACGGCCCGGTGCCGGTCGACCGCTCGGCGCTCGCCGGGATGCTGGCGATCGACCAGTTCGTGGAGCTGCTGCCGTCGCTGAAGCTCTCCCGCGAGCAGGAGCAGCAGGCGCGGGTGCGCAGCGACGCCGATCTGCTCCCGCTGATGCGCAAGGCGATGGAACCCGCCTACCCGCTGCCGCGCTACCTCGCCGCGCACGACGCGCTGGTCGAGGCCTTCGGCCTGGACGAGGTCTTCGGCCGGCCGCGCAAGATCGTGGTGATCACCGGTGACGCGGTCACCGAGCGGATGGCCGGGCCGGCGATCCGCGCCTGGCACATGGCCGAGGTGCTCTCCGTCGAGCACCAGGTCCGGCTGGTCAGCGTCAACGACCTGGTCAGCCCGCCGCAGGCGGAGTTCGAGGTGCACGCGGCCAAGCCGCGCGAACTGGCCGCGCACGTCGACTGGGCCGACATCGTGGTGCTGCAGGGCCACGTGCTGGAGATGGTGCCCTCGCTCAAGAAGGTCGACTCCAGCAAGATCGTGGTCTGCGACGTCTACGACCCGATGCACCTGGAACTGCTCGAACAGGGCCGGGACACCGACGACGAGCGCCGCGCCAAGGACCTGGCCGGAGTCACCAAGGTGCTCAACACCCAGCTGCAGCGCGGCGACTTCTTCCTCTGCGCCTCCGAGCGGCAGCGGCACTTCTGGCTCGGCCACCTGGCCTCGCTGGGCCGCCTGACGCCGGGGCTCTACGACAACGACCCGACGGTGCGCTCGCTGCTGTCGGTGGTGCCCTTCGGCCTGCCGTCGACGGCCCCGCGCCGCACCGGCCCGGCGATCAAGGGCACCCGCCCCGGCATCTCCGCCGACGACAAGGTGGTGCTGTGGGCCGGCGGCGTCTACAGCTGGTTCGACCCGCTGACGCTGCTGCACGCGGTGCACCGGATCTCCGAGCGGCACAACGACATCAGGCTGTTCTTCCTCGGCATGAAGCACCCGAACCCGGACGTCCCGGAGATGGGCATGGCCGGGCGCACCCGCGAGCTGGCGCGCAGGCTGGGGCTGACCGACAAGTTCGCGTTCTTCAACGAGACCTGGGTGCCCTACCACGAGCGGCAGAACTACCTGCTGGACGCCGACTGCGGCGTGACCAGCCACTTCGAGCACGTGGAGACGACGTTCGCGTTCCGCACCAGGGTGCTGGACTACCTGTGGTCGGGGCTGCCGGTGGTGACCACCGACGGCGACTCGTTCGCCGACCTGGTCCGCACCGAGCGCATCGGCGTCGTGGTGCCGCCCGAGGACCCGGACGCGCTGGCCGCCGCGCTGGAGAAGGTGCTCTACGACGAGGAGTTCGCCGCGGAGTGCCGCCGCCGGATCGAACCGGTGCGGGAGCGGTTCACCTGGGAATCGGTGCTGGCGCCGCTCACCGAGTTCTGCCGCGATCCGCGCCCGGCCGCCGATCGCCTCAAGGCGTCCTCGCCGCTCGTGCGCAGCCCGCAGCTCAACGGTACCGAAGCGGTGCGCCGCGATCTCTCGCTGCTGCGCGAGTACCTGGACGCGGGCGGACCGCTGGAGGTCGCGAAGCGGGCGACCGGGCGACTGCGGCGACTCGCCGGCGAGCGCTTCCGTGGCCGCTGA